The Thermovirga sp. genome includes a region encoding these proteins:
- a CDS encoding histidine phosphatase family protein, producing the protein MTEKNMTTVILIRHGECEGNREGLFRGRTDFPLNEAGRKQARSLAEAIKPMTPSIVYSSPLLRAEETARIISEGCGAELALRQGFINIALGRWENRKKSDIEQEYPEEWKLWLSHPERLHIAGGESLGDVRRRAFANLDALVKGHAGGTLAIVSHRAVLKPLLAEVLDIGDPYFWKVHLDTASFSILKHEKDRGYCLASLNQTYHLEQFISEWV; encoded by the coding sequence TTGACCGAGAAAAACATGACGACGGTGATACTGATAAGGCATGGCGAGTGTGAGGGCAACAGGGAAGGTCTGTTCAGAGGAAGGACGGACTTCCCGCTCAACGAGGCGGGGAGAAAGCAGGCCAGGTCCCTGGCGGAAGCGATAAAGCCCATGACCCCTTCCATTGTATATTCGAGCCCGCTCCTCCGAGCGGAGGAGACGGCGAGGATCATATCCGAAGGGTGCGGGGCCGAACTGGCTCTCAGGCAGGGTTTTATCAACATTGCCCTGGGCCGGTGGGAGAACAGGAAGAAGTCGGACATCGAGCAGGAATACCCGGAAGAATGGAAACTCTGGCTCTCCCATCCCGAAAGGCTCCACATCGCCGGCGGCGAATCTCTCGGTGACGTCAGGAGAAGAGCCTTCGCAAACCTGGATGCCCTCGTAAAGGGCCATGCGGGAGGGACCTTGGCGATAGTGTCTCACCGGGCGGTGCTCAAGCCGCTGCTGGCAGAGGTACTGGACATAGGGGACCCCTACTTCTGGAAGGTCCACCTCGACACAGCCTCCTTTTCGATCCTTAAACACGAAAAAGACAGGGGCTATTGCCTGGCCTCGCTGAATCAAACATACCACCTGGAACAATTCATCAGCGAATGGGTCTGA
- the folK gene encoding 2-amino-4-hydroxy-6-hydroxymethyldihydropteridine diphosphokinase, whose product MLAGISLGSNVGDRLGYIRQASQMIRCMDIPIIATSDIFETAPWGVKEQPWFLNACLLAETSDSPRELFSKLKEIENRLGRVSRFRWGPREIDLDLLFLDGLTVNEPDLVLPHPKMHNRSFVLVPLNQVAPDWVHPLLQRKVSELVREVPGEDLLRITAL is encoded by the coding sequence ATGCTGGCCGGTATATCCCTCGGAAGCAACGTGGGCGACAGGCTGGGCTACATCCGCCAGGCGTCGCAGATGATAAGGTGCATGGACATCCCGATCATCGCGACCAGCGATATTTTCGAGACGGCTCCCTGGGGCGTGAAGGAGCAGCCCTGGTTCCTCAACGCCTGTCTGCTGGCCGAAACCTCCGACTCGCCCAGGGAACTGTTTTCCAAATTGAAGGAGATCGAGAACAGGCTGGGGCGGGTTTCGAGATTTCGGTGGGGACCGAGAGAAATTGACCTGGACCTGCTCTTCCTGGATGGACTTACCGTCAATGAACCGGACCTCGTCCTGCCTCACCCCAAGATGCACAACCGGTCCTTTGTCCTGGTGCCACTCAACCAGGTGGCACCCGACTGGGTCCACCCCCTTCTCCAACGGAAGGTGAGCGAACTGGTCCGTGAGGTACCGGGCGAAGACCTGCTCAGGATCACGGCCCTTTAG
- a CDS encoding 2-oxoacid ferredoxin oxidoreductase (catalyzes the coenzyme A-dependent decarboxylation of 2-oxoacids, such as pyruvate and 2-oxoglutarate), with amino-acid sequence MDHRIYDLEGIDNQWCPGCGDFQILEALKKALAGLDLPPEKVVLFSGIGQAAKTPHFMKGNFFNGLHGRSISNATGMKVANRALTVIAIGGDGDMYGEGGNHFIHTIRRNPDITNIAHNNMVYGLTKGQASPTSAVGFKTPVQVDGVFSEPFNPVAVAVALGASFVARAYSANIDQTVEIIKKAILHKGYSLVDIFQPCVTFNKVNTYAWFGANTFDLPEDHDPSDRMAALERALEGPPYPLGVLYKIEGKPTFEDSMGCYFGDDTPLYRRDYEPDRIKDLLASFR; translated from the coding sequence ATGGATCACAGGATTTACGACCTGGAGGGGATTGACAACCAGTGGTGCCCCGGGTGCGGCGATTTCCAGATCCTTGAGGCCCTGAAGAAAGCCCTTGCCGGTCTTGATCTTCCCCCTGAAAAGGTAGTCCTCTTTTCAGGCATAGGCCAGGCAGCCAAGACACCCCATTTCATGAAGGGCAATTTCTTCAACGGGCTGCACGGCCGTTCGATCTCCAACGCCACGGGAATGAAGGTCGCGAACAGGGCCCTGACCGTGATCGCCATCGGAGGTGACGGGGATATGTATGGCGAGGGGGGGAATCACTTCATCCATACCATACGCCGAAACCCCGATATCACGAACATAGCGCATAACAACATGGTCTACGGCCTTACCAAGGGGCAGGCCTCCCCGACCAGCGCCGTGGGTTTCAAGACGCCCGTCCAGGTGGACGGGGTGTTTTCCGAACCCTTCAACCCCGTGGCGGTCGCGGTAGCCCTGGGCGCCTCCTTCGTCGCCAGGGCTTATTCGGCCAACATTGACCAGACGGTGGAGATCATAAAAAAGGCTATCCTCCACAAGGGTTACTCGCTGGTGGACATTTTCCAGCCCTGCGTGACCTTCAACAAGGTCAACACCTACGCCTGGTTCGGGGCGAACACCTTTGATCTCCCGGAAGATCACGATCCTTCCGACCGGATGGCCGCCCTGGAGCGAGCCCTGGAGGGACCGCCCTATCCCCTGGGAGTTTTATACAAGATCGAGGGGAAACCCACTTTTGAGGATTCCATGGGGTGTTATTTCGGGGACGACACACCTCTTTATCGGAGGGACTATGAGCCGGATAGGATCAAGGACCTCCTGGCCTCGTTCCGGTAG
- the folP gene encoding dihydropteroate synthase translates to MGLYRVEIENKNDLANLILATEADERSFYFFERKSRMLAFYIPEVDFRAANALKQELLSRGGDAIVHRGAIAGSVPRSNVVLLGTSKTLEDLSVKLRSMPYWGLDVVREDLAKALSSLDVTRWNLKIPGRADLELDEATKVMGAINITADSFYPGSRVEGTSGCVDAALRMHEEGSDIIDIGAESTRPGSRPLGQEEEASRLIPAIEAVRKELPHVLISADTFRAETARAAIDSGADIINDISGGVFDEEMFPLLAKSGNPVIIMHARDVPGGMHLPVTYGDIIGEIISFFSRRLDEAEKAGVNRNQVILDPGMGFSKNASQNLQILKGVVSFKTLARPLLVGHSRKSTIGKVLDLDDPADRLAGTLALSAFCALKEIPLVRVHDVAENRRAVRMIQALREAEI, encoded by the coding sequence ATGGGACTTTACCGGGTAGAGATCGAGAACAAGAATGACCTGGCCAACCTGATCCTCGCCACCGAGGCTGACGAGCGTAGCTTCTACTTTTTCGAGCGAAAGAGCCGAATGCTGGCCTTTTACATCCCGGAGGTCGACTTCAGGGCGGCCAACGCCCTGAAACAGGAGCTGCTCTCCCGGGGCGGCGACGCCATCGTCCATAGGGGCGCGATTGCAGGATCGGTACCTAGATCCAACGTGGTGCTCCTGGGCACCAGCAAGACCCTGGAGGACCTTTCGGTCAAGCTGAGATCCATGCCTTATTGGGGTCTGGACGTGGTAAGGGAGGACCTCGCTAAGGCCTTATCCTCTCTGGACGTCACGAGATGGAATCTGAAGATCCCGGGCCGGGCCGACCTTGAGTTGGACGAAGCCACAAAGGTCATGGGTGCTATAAACATCACCGCCGATTCTTTTTACCCCGGGAGCAGGGTCGAGGGAACCAGCGGTTGCGTCGACGCCGCTCTCCGAATGCACGAGGAGGGATCCGATATCATCGATATCGGGGCGGAGTCGACGCGGCCGGGCTCAAGACCTCTCGGCCAGGAAGAGGAGGCCTCCCGGCTGATCCCGGCCATAGAGGCAGTCAGGAAGGAGTTGCCGCATGTCTTGATCTCCGCCGATACCTTCCGGGCGGAAACCGCCAGGGCCGCCATTGATTCCGGGGCCGATATCATCAACGACATTTCGGGGGGAGTCTTCGACGAAGAGATGTTTCCCCTGCTGGCAAAAAGCGGTAACCCCGTCATCATCATGCATGCCAGGGACGTCCCCGGGGGGATGCACCTCCCAGTGACCTACGGGGATATAATCGGCGAAATAATATCCTTTTTTTCCCGGCGATTGGATGAGGCCGAGAAAGCCGGCGTGAACCGGAACCAAGTCATTCTGGACCCTGGCATGGGCTTTTCCAAGAACGCCAGCCAGAACCTGCAGATACTCAAGGGTGTGGTCTCCTTCAAAACCCTGGCCAGACCTTTGCTCGTTGGCCATTCCCGCAAGAGCACCATCGGGAAAGTCCTGGACCTGGACGACCCCGCCGATAGGCTCGCTGGGACCCTCGCGCTTTCGGCCTTCTGCGCTCTGAAGGAGATCCCCCTGGTCAGGGTGCACGATGTGGCGGAAAACAGGAGAGCCGTCAGGATGATCCAGGCCTTGAGGGAGGCGGAAATCTAA